One stretch of Rhizoctonia solani chromosome 8, complete sequence DNA includes these proteins:
- a CDS encoding Retrotransposon gag protein gives MITPGLGEMGEISLVTPQIPSGWSAPSSRTHTPAPAAVPPHVYSPMSFDQMSDCELLDMVAQNMIILKKEFSQLQGAYKAQGDQLALLRAELEEHCDQSQNQHIFYSNQIQGAAASIQAVQDQLNHMSLTRSTAPPPPPPPVTATATNPPPAPISLNSDLKFAKPNKFNGKKEDALNFIIACQAYIRAKGANRSHEEKILWVTSYFEGAAEDWVRPYKERKVFRGEAVPLLEDVDTFWAEFTKHYVDTNWDEKYRQKWNNLRQKGSVQEYTREFQQYSVSLGYSDETLRDKYYDGLKNEIKDIMLSTMFQWRCATAQQVYDKAEEIANHIESTRLSHPSVPSSTTRVPSNSTSQSTPISSPTRTRLNVGDNVYMIDPTTCRAKKGAITSIVRTTSGNMPNVRWNGESKDTMIPFPSLKKDKRPAAAAPVKPIIAPTPVLASSSKGPGPMDLDGRGFANLTCHVCGGKGHFARNCPSKPMSGHVANVEWSWERPKEENRIEVVSDEEELGKGKAKAN, from the coding sequence atgaTAACGCCTGGTTTGGGCGAGATGGGAGAAATTAGTCTAGTAACTCCCCAAATTCCATCAGGATGGTCTGCCCCATCCTCTCGAAcccatactcctgctcctgcggctgtgccgcctCATGTATACTCCCCTATGTCGTTTGATCAGATGTCAGATTGTGAACTTCTGGATATGGTAGCTCAAAATATGATTATCCTAAAAAAAGAATTTTCACAGTTGCAAGGGGCTTACAAAGCCCAAGGAGATCAATTAGCCCTACTAAGGGCAGAATTGGAGGAACATTGTGATCAGTCGCAAAACCAACATATTTTTTACTCCAATCAGATCCAAGGAGCCGCTGCGTCCATCCAAgctgtgcaagatcagctAAATCACATGTCCCTCACTCGTTCCAcagctccacctccacctcctcctcctgTCACTGCCACTGCCACCAATCCTCCACCTGCTCCCATCTCTTTGAATTCTGATTTAAAATTTGCCAAGCCTAATAAGTTCAATGGTAAAAAAGAAGACGCCCTTAATTTTATCATTGCTTGTCAGGCTTATATCAGGGCAAAAGGAGCAAATCGTTCTCATGAGGAAAAAATTCTGTGGGTTACATCATACTTTGAGGGAGCAGCCGAGGATTGGGTTCGCCcatacaaggaaaggaaggtgttcagggGAGAGGCAGTGCCCCTTTTGGAAGACGTCGATACATTTTGGGCTGAATTCACTAAGCATTATGTGGATACAAATTGGGATGAAAAATATCGACAGAAATGGAACAACTTGCGTCAGAAGGGTTCGGTCCAGGAATACACTCGTGAATTCCAACAATACTCCGTCTCTCTGGGCTATAGTGATGAGACCTTGCGCGATAAATATTATGATGGCCTTAAGAATGAAATCAAGGATATAATGCTATCgactatgttccaatggcgttgTGCCACAGCCCAACAAGTATATGACAAGGCAGAGGAAATAGCGAACCATATTGAATCTACTCGTTTATCTCATCCATCTGTTCCTTCCTCTACTACTCGGGTCCCTTCCAACAGTACCTCCCAATCCACTCCCATTTCCAGCCCTACTCGCACTCGCCTCAATGTGGGAGATAATGTTTATATGATTGACCCCACCACTTGCCGCGCTAAAAAGGGCGCCATCACTTCAATTGTACGCACAACCTCCGGTAATATGCCGAACGTTAGGTGGAATGGCGAATCTAAAGACACAATGATTCCGTTCCCCTCCCTCAAAAAAGACAAGCGTCCTGCCGCGGCTGCCCCTGTCAAACCCATCATTGCCCCTACTCCGGTCCTAGCCTCAAGTTCCAAAGGTCCAGGCCCCATGGATCTCGATGGAAGAGGGTTTGCCAATCTTACTTGCCATGTATGCGGTGGTAAGGGTCATTTTGCGCGCAATTGCCCATCTAAGCCCATGTCAGGCCATGTGGCCAACGtagaatggtcttgggaaaggcctaaagaGGAGAATCGGATTGAAGTAGTGTCTGACGAGgaggagttgggaaaagggaaagccaaggccaattaa
- a CDS encoding Retrotransposable element Tf2 protein, which translates to MLWLKKHNPQILWEKHTLVFNSLYCSNNCLATPAVLELNAVEEIPTPYQEFARVFSEEELSKLPPHRPYDIAIELLPDAKPQHGPIYSLGPREDAELRETLKKQLKAGLIRPSKSPMASPILFVKKKNGKLRMCVDYRRLNSMTKKNVYPLPLPQNLIEKLQGAKIFSKFDLKAGYNLVRIREGDEWKTAFKTKYGLFEYLVMPFGLTNAPAVFQDMMNEIFQDLLDVYVIIYLDNILVFSLNKKDHEAHVQEVLKRLQDNNLFCNIEKCHFHVKKIDYLGFIISESGIEVDQSKVTDAMNWSTPRNVKNIQEFLGFVNFYRRFIPNFGNMARPLYNLLKKDNPWKWESTEQHSFDSLKKCLTSAPLLLQPDTTRQFYVECNASDYATGAILSQHNSEGKLAPVAYLSKSLSPAEKNYNIFDKELLAVIRAFKEWRHLLEGSELPVQVLTDHKNLEYFSTSQSLNKQQIRWANFLVDYNFQIIYRPGAQNKKADILSRRYDLVPLEGGVENQVLLKPELFISSITPDQEINDLIGEAIYKDDRLKEILHKLQNKEKVTDWELKEGLLWHQGKIFVPRDNTIRNLVLESRHDALAAGHPGQARTLELVSRSYYWPSMKKFVNSYVSHCETCIRSKPTNQVPTGLLKPLQIPEQPWEDIAYDMIVGLPTSEGFDAILTSTASAIDIANLFITYIWKLHGLPRSTVSDRGPTFNAKFIQHLYKRLDIKPTYSTAYHPQTDGQTEQIQREAEIFIRMFGNHQQSDWVSLLPLAEFALNNLKQTSTGKSPFQICYGLNPCFSVGQKSDESVPNADEHAEFLEKGYDEVKATLSLSQERMKHFYDQRHREEEEIQVGDKVWLSHQNITTNRPSIKLSHKKLGPYLVIEKIGSHAYKLQLPHTMRIHPVFHINLLTKFHPNPHGRDPPQPAPIITEEGEEEYEVEKILDSKWKGQGKARKLWYLVKWKGYDEGSNSWEPVDNVGNAQEALEEFHKEHPDAVGA; encoded by the exons atgttGTGGTTAAAAAAGCACAACCCCCAAATCTtgtgggaaaaacatacacttgttttCAATTCCTTATATTGTTCCAACAATTGCCTAGCCACGCCTGCTGTTTTAGAACTTAATgcagtagaagaaatcccTACCCCTTATCAAGAATTTGCTAGAGTATTTTCGGAGGAAGAATTGTCAAAGTTACCACCTCACCGTCCTTATGATATCGCCATTGAATTACTCCCTGATGCAAAACCCCAACATGGTCCCATTTATAGCCTAGGTCCAAGGGAGGATGCGGAACTCAGGGAAACTCTCAAAAAGCAACTCAAGGCAGGACTGATTCGACCCTCAAAGTCGCCTATGGCTTCTCCAATCTTATTCGTTAAGAAAAAGAATGGTAAATTGCGCATGTGCGTGGACTACCGGCGCTTaaatagcatgaccaagaaaaatGTGTACCCGTTACCCCTGCCACAGAATCTTATTGAGAAACTACAAGGCGCAAAAAtctttagtaaatttgaCCTTAAGGCAGGATACAATTTAGTCAGAATCAGAGAAGGTGACGAGTGGAAAACAGCTTTCAAGACAAAGTACGGAttatttgaatacttggttatgccctttggATTAACAAATGCACCGGCGGTCTTTcaagacatgatgaatgaaATATTCCAAGACCTTCTGGACGTCTATGTCATTATCTACTTAGACAACATTTTAGTATTTTCTTTGAACAAAAAAGATCACGAGGCCCACGTGCAAGAAGTACTGAAGAGACTACAGGACAATAATCTCTTCTGTAACATTGAaaaatgtcatttccacgtcaagaAAATTGATTACCTAGGGTTCATCATATCGGAGTCTGGCATAGAAGTTGACCAGTCAAAAGTCACGGATGCAATGAATTGGTCGACACCTAGGAATGTCAAAAATATTCaggaattcttaggatttgtgaatTTTTATAGAcgattcatccccaactttggCAATATGGCGCGACCTTTGTACAATCTACTCAAGAAAGACAACCCTTGGAAGTGGGAATCAACAGAACAGCACTCTTTTGACAGTCTCAAAAAATGTCTTACGTCAGCACCTTTACTATTACAACCGGATACCACAAGACAATTTTATGTGGAATGCAATGCGTCGGATTACGCCACTGGAGCTATATTATCCCAACACAATTCAGAAGGGAAATTAGCACCGGTAGCCTATCTATCCAAATCCTTATCCCCAGCTGAAAAAAATtacaacatttttgacaaggaattgcTAGCCGTTATTAGGGCATTcaaggaatggcgtcattTGTTAGAAGGGTCAGAGTTACCGGTCCAAGTTCTGACGGATCATAAGAACTTGGAGTACTTCTCCACATCACAGTCCCTAAATAAACAACAAATCAGATGGGCAAACTTCTTAGTCGATTATAATTTCCAAATCATCTATAGGCCTGGGGCACAGAATAAGAAGGCGGACATACTTTCACGGCGCTATGATCtggtaccccttgaagggggggtagagaaccaggttctcctAAAACCGGAACTTTTTATTTCATCAATTACTCCagatcaggaaatcaatgaCTTAATTGGTGAAGCAATCTACAAGGACGACCGCCTTAAGGAAATTTTACATAAGCTTCAGAACAAAGAAAAGGTCACAGATTGGGAGTTAAAAGAAGGACTGTTATGGCATCAGGGAAAGATCTTTGTACCTAGAGACAACACCATTAGGAACCTTGTTCTAGAATCTAGGCATGATGCGTTAGccgcaggacacccaggacaagcAAGAACACTAGAACTTGTTTCAAGGAGTTACTATTGGCCGTCCATGAAAAAATTTGTCAATTCTTACGTCAGCCACTGCGAAACCTGCATTAGATCAAAACCCACAAACCAAGTACCTACAGGTCTACTAAAACCCTTACAAATTCCGGAACAACCTTGGGAAGACATAGCATATGACATGATCGTAGGATTACCAACCTCAGAAGGCTTCGACGCGATCCTAACA TCCACAGCATCCGCCATTGATATTGCCAACTTATTCATCACCTATATATGGAAATTACATGGTCTCCCCAGAAGCACGGTTTCAGACAGAGGCCCCACATttaatgccaagtttattCAACATTTGTACAAAAGGCTGGATATCAAACCAACCTACTCTACGGCCTACCATCCACAAAcggatggacaaacagaacaaaTACAAAGGGAAGCTGAAATCTTCATCCGCATGTTTGGAAACCACCAACAATCTGATTGGGTATCACTACTACCCCTGGCTGAGTTTGCCCTTAATAACCTGAAACAAACCTCTACGGGCAAATCTCCATTTCAGATCTGTTATGGGTTGAATCCTTGTTTCTCTGTAGGACAAAAATCAGACGAATCAGTTCCCAACGCAGATGAGCATGCGGAATTCCTAGAAAAAGGCTACGATGAAGTCAAGGCCACATTGTCATTATCACAGGAAAGAATGAAACACTTCTATGATCAACGCCAtagggaagaagaagaaattcaagtaggggACAAGGTCTGGTTGAGTCACCAAAATATAACCACCAACagaccatccatcaaacTTAGTCATAAGAAACTAGGCCCCTATCTtgtgattgaaaaaattggatCACACGCATATAAATTGCAACTACCTCACAcaatgcgcatacaccccgTTTTTCATATTAATCTTCTAACAAAATTCCATCCCAACCCTCATGGACGagatcctcctcaacctgcacctatcatcacagaagaaggagaagaggagtatGAAGTAGAGAAAATCCTGGATAGCAAATGGAAGGGACAAGGAAAGGCAAGGAAGTTATGGTATCTAgtgaaatggaaaggatacgaTGAGGGAAGcaactcctgggaaccggTTGACAATGTGGGAAATGCACAAGAAGCTCTAGAAGAATTTCACAAGGAACACCCTgacgcagttggagcttga